In Hyalangium gracile, the following are encoded in one genomic region:
- a CDS encoding response regulator transcription factor codes for MTASATREEPLQALLVEDDEKLARLTARYLEQRGVTTIVVRSGPEALVETARRPFDVVLLDIMLPGRDGLEVCRELRQRSHVPIIMVTARDEEADRVLGLELGADDYLSKPFSSRELLARIHAQVRRARGKAGPEQGTLRVGRLTLDTRGFQANLDGRPLSITSHEFSLLRVLAERAGQVLTREKLLELARGSAEEVFDRSVDVHIFRIRQKLEENPRQPRLLKTVRGAGYVLVAGEEP; via the coding sequence ATGACCGCGTCCGCCACTCGCGAGGAGCCACTCCAGGCGCTCCTGGTCGAGGATGATGAGAAGCTGGCTCGACTGACGGCCCGCTACCTGGAACAACGAGGCGTCACCACCATCGTGGTCCGCTCGGGACCGGAGGCCCTGGTCGAGACGGCGCGCCGTCCTTTCGACGTCGTCCTGCTGGACATCATGCTCCCGGGCCGTGATGGGCTGGAGGTGTGTCGGGAGCTGAGGCAGCGCTCGCACGTGCCGATCATCATGGTGACGGCCCGGGATGAAGAGGCCGACCGCGTCCTCGGCCTGGAGCTCGGCGCGGACGACTACCTGTCCAAGCCCTTCTCCTCGAGAGAGCTGCTGGCGCGGATCCACGCTCAGGTCCGCCGGGCTCGGGGCAAGGCGGGGCCGGAGCAGGGCACGCTGCGCGTGGGCCGGCTGACGCTCGACACGCGCGGCTTCCAGGCCAACCTGGACGGAAGGCCCCTGAGCATCACCTCCCACGAGTTCTCCCTGCTGCGCGTGCTGGCCGAGCGGGCCGGGCAGGTGCTCACGCGCGAGAAGCTCCTGGAGCTCGCCAGGGGCAGCGCGGAGGAGGTGTTCGATCGCTCGGTCGACGTGCACATCTTCCGCATCCGCCAGAAGCTCGAGGAGAACCCGCGCCAGCCCCGGCTCCTCAAGACGGTGCGCGGCGCGGGCTACGTGCTGGTGGCGGGGGAGGAGCCATGA
- a CDS encoding methanobactin export MATE transporter MbnM, whose product MTSHTHRWTGVLVAMAWLGSGCGDSEHEHEPVPDTYEWRLPVGFPKPRVPADNPMTEAKVELGRRLFYDNRLSLNGTQSCGSCHLQSLAFTDGLKNAEGSTGQIHRRNAQGLANVAYATSLTWANPSLTTLELQALTPLFGTEPVELGFADREEELLERLRGDAELVGRFAEAFPQKAEPVVLSSITHALASFQRALLSGNSPYDRYVYRGESNALSESAKRGMELFMSERLECNHCHSGFNFMDASASVLTDTPVQAFHNTGLYNEDGEGAYPTVDPGVIELTGKDSDMGRFRASSLRNVAVTAPYMHDGSIATLSEVIDHYAAGGRARMIQGGQLSPLQSGFVRGFTLTQEERADLLAFLEALTDTEFLSDPRFSDPFAKP is encoded by the coding sequence ATGACTTCACACACGCATCGGTGGACGGGAGTGCTGGTGGCGATGGCCTGGCTGGGCTCGGGCTGCGGAGACTCGGAGCATGAGCATGAGCCGGTGCCGGACACCTACGAGTGGCGGCTTCCCGTGGGCTTCCCCAAGCCCCGGGTTCCGGCGGACAACCCGATGACGGAGGCGAAGGTGGAGCTCGGCCGGCGCCTCTTCTATGACAATCGCCTGTCGCTCAACGGCACCCAGTCCTGCGGCTCGTGCCACCTGCAGTCCCTGGCCTTCACGGATGGCCTGAAGAATGCCGAGGGCAGCACCGGGCAGATCCACCGTCGCAATGCCCAGGGGTTGGCCAACGTCGCCTATGCCACGAGCCTCACCTGGGCGAACCCCTCCCTGACCACGCTGGAGCTCCAGGCCCTGACGCCGCTGTTTGGCACCGAGCCGGTGGAGCTGGGGTTCGCGGATCGGGAGGAGGAGCTGCTCGAGCGCCTGCGCGGAGACGCGGAGCTCGTCGGCCGCTTCGCGGAGGCCTTCCCCCAGAAGGCCGAGCCCGTGGTCCTGTCCTCCATCACGCACGCCCTGGCCTCCTTCCAGCGCGCGCTGCTCTCCGGCAACTCCCCGTACGACCGCTACGTCTACCGGGGGGAGTCGAACGCCCTCTCGGAGTCGGCGAAGCGTGGCATGGAGCTCTTCATGTCCGAGCGCCTGGAGTGCAACCACTGCCACTCCGGCTTCAACTTCATGGATGCGTCGGCCTCCGTGCTCACCGACACGCCCGTCCAGGCCTTCCACAACACCGGCCTCTACAACGAGGACGGGGAGGGGGCCTACCCCACCGTGGATCCGGGGGTCATCGAGCTGACGGGGAAGGACTCGGACATGGGGCGCTTCCGCGCCTCCTCGCTGCGCAATGTCGCCGTCACGGCCCCCTACATGCATGACGGCAGCATCGCGACGCTCTCCGAGGTGATCGACCACTACGCCGCCGGAGGCCGGGCGCGCATGATCCAGGGAGGCCAGCTGAGCCCGCTGCAGAGCGGCTTCGTGCGAGGCTTCACGCTGACGCAGGAGGAGCGGGCGGACCTCCTCGCCTTCCTGGAGGCCCTCACCGACACGGAGTTCCTGAGCGATCCTCGCTTCTCGGATCCCTTCGCGAAGCCCTGA
- a CDS encoding cytochrome-c peroxidase: MVSPRALRRAVAGLLLPVLLGACGEEPGGPPLHPGEDEPGPRHLPAGFSSLPTPQGNPLTPEGVALGRWLFHSPSLSSTGQVSCASCHDQARAFSDDAALSRRGVTGQPLARHTPPLVNLAWVGELFWDGGMKNLESLSLAPLTHPDELGQADLPALMERLAAQPEAVRRFEAAFGPGGLSLSNLLRALAQFQRTLVSADSRYDRWRRGEPGEALSAQEEAGLALVQRHCAPCHGTELFTDNAFHNNGLDSRFGSDTEVTRGRGRITLSTEDDGRYKTPTLRNVTRSAPYMHDGRLATLDAVLEHYRHGMVPSATLDPLFQRGDGAPGLSLEDGEKAAILAFLEALTDESFLTDSRLGPPEPE, encoded by the coding sequence GTGGTGAGCCCTCGCGCGCTCCGGCGAGCGGTCGCCGGGCTCCTGCTGCCCGTCCTGCTGGGCGCGTGCGGCGAGGAGCCCGGAGGACCGCCGCTTCACCCTGGGGAGGATGAGCCCGGCCCGCGGCACCTGCCGGCGGGCTTCTCCTCCCTTCCAACGCCTCAGGGAAATCCCCTCACGCCCGAGGGGGTCGCCTTGGGGCGGTGGTTGTTTCATTCCCCCTCGCTCTCGAGCACCGGGCAGGTCTCCTGCGCCAGCTGTCACGACCAGGCGCGTGCCTTCTCGGATGACGCGGCCCTGTCGCGGCGCGGGGTGACGGGCCAGCCGCTCGCGCGGCACACCCCGCCGCTCGTCAACCTCGCCTGGGTGGGAGAGCTCTTCTGGGACGGGGGCATGAAGAACCTCGAGTCCCTCTCGCTCGCGCCCCTCACCCACCCCGACGAGCTGGGCCAGGCCGACCTCCCCGCGCTGATGGAGCGGCTGGCGGCGCAGCCCGAGGCGGTGAGGCGCTTCGAGGCGGCCTTCGGGCCTGGCGGGCTGTCGCTGAGCAACCTCCTGCGGGCGCTCGCCCAGTTCCAGCGGACGCTGGTGTCCGCGGACTCGCGCTACGATCGCTGGCGGCGCGGTGAGCCGGGCGAGGCGCTGAGCGCCCAGGAAGAGGCCGGGCTCGCGCTCGTGCAGCGGCACTGCGCGCCGTGCCACGGCACGGAGCTCTTCACGGACAACGCCTTCCACAACAACGGCCTGGACTCCCGGTTCGGCTCGGACACGGAGGTGACGCGGGGACGAGGCCGCATCACCCTGAGCACCGAGGATGACGGGCGCTACAAGACTCCCACGCTGCGGAACGTGACTCGCTCGGCGCCCTACATGCACGACGGGCGCCTGGCCACGCTCGACGCGGTGCTGGAGCACTACCGCCACGGCATGGTGCCGTCGGCCACGCTGGATCCGCTCTTCCAGCGCGGCGACGGCGCTCCAGGCCTGAGCCTGGAGGACGGTGAGAAGGCCGCCATCCTCGCCTTTCTCGAGGCGCTGACGGACGAGTCCTTCCTCACCGACTCCAGGCTGGGGCCACCCGAGCCCGAGTAG
- a CDS encoding MbnP family protein, with product MTIPLTTPSFSIGRALLFAALIFTVVPACGESETTDPALTAEEKQRLEQHVSELEGRVRELEAQVARQQQDANASQEEKAEMTAQMDSLRTQLAEAKALLASQDWQGVLVQLDKAKAEISALETRIAGLDGSLELSAALSFGGAPFALDQQYTTAAGEKVTFTELRYWLSNIKLIKQDGTAVPLPDSYYLMEVIKEQAIEGGSESGPSRPKLPANRREQLSVSSVPAGVYTAIEFSVGVDPTHNDDLSLQAGELHMLRNMTTLTWMWFTSYIFTKTKGEFIATDGSTGTFAWETGTNADYRTTRQTFTTPVTVSAKKRLSVNLRADVSRLFGELSPATTPTINAGQAAARATLSNGFKDMFSVVSVENPNRW from the coding sequence ATGACCATCCCCCTCACGACGCCGAGTTTCTCCATCGGCCGCGCGCTTCTGTTCGCGGCATTGATCTTCACCGTCGTTCCCGCCTGCGGAGAGAGCGAGACCACCGATCCCGCGCTCACCGCCGAAGAGAAGCAGCGCCTCGAGCAGCACGTCTCGGAGCTGGAAGGCCGCGTGCGCGAGCTGGAGGCCCAGGTCGCGCGGCAGCAGCAGGACGCCAACGCCTCGCAGGAGGAGAAGGCGGAGATGACCGCGCAGATGGACTCGCTGCGCACGCAGCTGGCCGAGGCGAAGGCCCTGCTGGCGAGCCAGGACTGGCAGGGCGTGCTCGTGCAGCTCGACAAGGCGAAGGCGGAGATCTCCGCCCTCGAGACGCGCATCGCGGGCCTGGACGGCAGCCTGGAGCTCTCCGCGGCGCTGAGCTTCGGCGGCGCGCCGTTCGCGCTGGATCAGCAGTACACCACCGCGGCCGGAGAGAAGGTCACCTTCACCGAGCTGCGCTACTGGCTGTCCAACATCAAGCTCATCAAGCAGGACGGCACCGCGGTGCCGCTGCCCGACAGCTACTACCTGATGGAGGTCATCAAGGAGCAGGCCATCGAGGGCGGCTCCGAGTCCGGCCCGTCTCGGCCGAAGCTCCCCGCCAACCGTCGCGAGCAGCTGAGCGTGTCCTCGGTGCCCGCCGGCGTCTACACCGCCATCGAGTTCAGCGTGGGCGTGGATCCCACCCACAACGACGACCTGAGCCTGCAGGCGGGAGAGCTGCACATGCTCCGGAACATGACCACGCTGACCTGGATGTGGTTCACCAGCTACATCTTCACCAAGACCAAGGGTGAGTTCATCGCCACGGACGGCAGCACCGGCACCTTCGCGTGGGAGACGGGCACCAACGCCGACTACCGCACCACGCGGCAGACCTTCACCACGCCGGTCACCGTGAGCGCGAAGAAGCGCCTGAGCGTGAACCTGCGCGCGGACGTGTCCCGCCTCTTCGGTGAGCTCAGCCCCGCCACCACCCCCACCATCAACGCCGGGCAGGCCGCCGCTCGCGCGACGCTGTCCAACGGCTTCAAGGACATGTTCTCGGTGGTGTCGGTGGAGAATCCGAATCGGTGGTGA
- a CDS encoding sensor histidine kinase: MSERPAAWYHRLLPRIYLIGVLHFSLIMGALTLARNLLLPPPDQREVQRQASHLALELAPLLHASPGFEEGAARARQRLGARITLRDARGALLASNVDVPHAPLHAAAVARLERERVLTVDATATVGVAIPEQGALSAYALVTLPRRAATPERLVLLGFIVLVCTALMSLLMARTLVAPLERLVTTARRFGAGALESRTGLHRRDELGLVAEAFDEMAERITRLLRSQKELIANVSHELRTPLSRIRVALDLAAEGDAAEAREALADIAGDLVELERLVGDVLTMARLELSHGAATGATPPLRREPVEARELLDRAAERFRSARPNHRLSVSEEGPLPVLRADPVLLRRVLDNLLDNAGKYSEPGTEVALRAQVRAGCLEVVVMDEGIGVGEQDVPHLFTPFFRSDRSRARDTGGVGLGLTLARRVAEAHGGSLVLERRSETGLLARLRLPVDGAVTREAAGPPRLEGTGPAAEVRASRR, from the coding sequence ATGAGCGAGCGTCCCGCGGCCTGGTACCACCGGCTGTTGCCGCGCATCTATCTCATCGGCGTGCTGCACTTCTCGCTCATCATGGGCGCGCTCACCCTGGCGAGGAACCTCCTGCTGCCGCCGCCCGATCAGCGGGAGGTGCAGCGGCAGGCCTCTCATCTGGCCCTGGAGCTGGCTCCGCTGCTCCATGCCTCTCCGGGATTCGAGGAGGGGGCCGCACGGGCCCGCCAGCGGCTGGGCGCACGCATCACCCTGCGTGACGCCCGGGGAGCGCTGCTGGCAAGCAACGTCGACGTACCCCACGCCCCGCTGCACGCGGCCGCCGTGGCGAGGCTCGAGCGGGAGCGGGTGCTCACGGTCGATGCGACAGCCACGGTCGGGGTGGCGATTCCAGAGCAGGGGGCCCTGAGCGCCTACGCCCTGGTCACCCTGCCCCGACGGGCGGCGACTCCGGAGCGGCTGGTGCTCCTGGGCTTCATCGTGCTCGTCTGCACGGCGTTGATGTCGCTGCTCATGGCTCGCACGCTGGTTGCGCCCTTGGAGCGGCTGGTGACGACGGCCCGGCGCTTCGGAGCGGGGGCCCTGGAGTCGCGCACGGGGCTGCATCGGCGTGACGAGCTGGGCCTGGTGGCCGAGGCCTTCGACGAGATGGCCGAGCGCATCACTCGGCTGCTGCGCTCCCAGAAGGAGCTGATCGCCAATGTGTCGCATGAGCTGCGCACCCCGCTGTCTCGCATCCGCGTGGCCCTGGATCTGGCCGCCGAGGGCGACGCGGCCGAGGCCCGGGAGGCGCTCGCGGACATCGCGGGGGACCTCGTCGAGCTGGAGCGCCTGGTGGGAGACGTGCTGACCATGGCGCGGCTCGAGCTCTCCCATGGCGCCGCCACCGGGGCCACGCCGCCCCTGCGCCGGGAGCCGGTGGAGGCCCGGGAGCTGCTGGACAGGGCCGCGGAACGCTTCCGCTCCGCGCGCCCGAACCACCGGCTGTCGGTGAGCGAGGAAGGGCCGTTGCCCGTCCTGCGGGCGGATCCGGTGCTCTTGCGTCGTGTGCTCGACAACCTGCTCGACAACGCGGGCAAGTACTCCGAGCCGGGGACGGAGGTTGCCCTGCGGGCCCAGGTGCGCGCGGGGTGCCTGGAGGTGGTGGTCATGGACGAGGGGATTGGCGTCGGAGAGCAGGATGTGCCGCATCTCTTCACTCCCTTCTTTCGAAGTGACCGCAGCCGGGCGCGCGATACCGGCGGAGTGGGCCTGGGGCTCACGCTCGCGCGTCGCGTCGCCGAGGCCCATGGAGGCAGCCTCGTGTTGGAGCGTCGCTCCGAGACAGGACTGCTCGCGAGGCTGCGCCTGCCCGTGGATGGCGCCGTGACGCGGGAGGCGGCCGGCCCCCCCCGCCTCGAGGGGACCGGCCCCGCGGCGGAGGTCAGGGCGAGTCGACGGTGA